The Thermogemmata fonticola sequence CGTCACACTCCCCGCCGGCACATATAGTCCGCCGCCATAAGCACTCCCGCCATTGCCACCGGCACCACCATCACCCGATGATCCCCCACTGCCGGCGTTTCCGTTTCCGCCGCGGCCGCCAGAGCCGCCACGAGCGGCATTGCTCACGACCAAAGCGGAGCTTTCCAGCAAAATACTACCACTGGCGGTAAAGAGGCCGCCGCCCCGGGCCACGCCGGCATTTCCCCCCGCTCCACCCGCCCCGCCAGTACCCGAAGATGCTCCTCCTGCATTCCCGCCAGCTCCACCATTTCCCGCGGAGGCGACGTTAGTATTCGCATAAGCCGTTCCGCTCAAGGTAATGTCGCCGCTCGCCCAAATGGCACCGCCTCCGGCATTTCCTCCGATTCCGCCTACCCCACCGGCTCCGCCAGCTCCCAGCAGCGTGCCGCCGCCATTGCCGCCGTTGCCACCCGCTGCCGCAAAGGCACCATTGTTCTCCACCGAGGAAAACGACTCCACCCGCACACTTCCCGCTGCCGCATAAATCCCACCACCGGCTGCGGAACCGCCGTTGCCTCCCGCCCCCCCGTGGCCGCCACTTCCTGGAACTGAGACACTTCCCCCCGCTCCGCCATTCCCTCCCAGCCCCGCCGTCGCGGCATTGCTCAAGACCAAAGAAAATTGCCGGACAATGACATCCCCGGAAGCCGCATAGATGCCTCCCCCAAACGCCGAACCGCCATTACCTCCCGCCCCGCCATTGCCCGCCGTGCTGCCCGTATATCCCGCTCCACCATTTCCCCCCGCACCGCCCACAGCCCGGTTGTTCAAGATCTGCGAACTGTGAATGAGCACCGTGCCCGCCGACGAATAGATACCGCCTCCCAAAGCATTGCGGCCATTCCCTCCCGCTTGGCCATTCGGCGACGCCGACGTTCCCGCTGTGCCTGCTGCTCCTGCCGCCCCAAGGGCACTATTGCTGGCCACTACAGCATTCGTAAACGACACCGTTCCCCCATCATTGAGCACCCCTCCGCCCCAAGCATCGGTATCTCCCGGACTTACCGCCGCCGTGCCGTTATCAACCGCCCTTCCCCCGATGATCTCAACATTGTTGAAACGCACGATCACATTAGGACCCAAGATATGAAAAACCCGGTCTTGAACGGTTTGCTGAATCGTCGCTCGAACCGGTCCCAGCCCAATGATGGTGATCGTCTTCGTACCCGCCAGAAATCCCACATTCCGAATGTCCAGATCGCCATCGATGTTATCGTTGTCCTGACCCGTGGTATTTGCCCGTGTCAGTTGATAGAGTGCCCCGATTTGCAACTGAATCGTGTCCGTCGGGTCCGAACTGGTGTTAGCTTGCTGAATCGCCCAGCGCAAGCTGTTGACCGTGCCGTCCGATGCGGAAGGATCAGCGGTGAACACCGCAGGGGCCTGTCGGGATTCCAGCCATTCCAAACGGAGCACGCTTTCGAGCGCTGGGCTGCGGCGAATGGGGCGAACCGGTTGCATCCAACGTGTGACGGACTTCAGCCAACGGGACGGGATACGTCGGGTCATGGTGCCAACTCCTCGGTGTGTCACTAACGTTGTTGAGGGGGTAGAGTTTCCCAACTGCAACCCCCTAGTCCCCGTCACATCCCAAACGAGACCAGAGGGAAAGCACAGAACTCCATTTGTGAAGTATAACCCCTGTTGATCCTGATGAAAGAGGAAATCTAGAAAAAATAGATCGGCCAATCTGACCCCTCAACTTGACTTATCCTTATCCCTGCTTTCCTCTGAATTCTCCCTATCGGAATAACACTCTGGACTGGAGGCGGTTTCCATAAAAAAATAACAGGGGTTGCACGTCCACCCCTGCCTGGCTTCTCACCGAAACTCCATCCTTCATTCCAAATCCATTCAGTAATACAATTCCAGAGCAAAGTTAATCCCTTGCAGCCACACGCTTTCGCTCTTGAAGGTCACTGCCGGGAAAGCCCCGGGATTGCTGATGCCAAAGTTGGTATCCGTCGGCACCAAAGCGGGATTGACACGCCGGTCGATGCTGCTCGTGGGGCGGATGACATTATTCCAGTAGAGGGCGGAATACCCTGCGTGCAGCCGCACATACCGGGTGGGCAGGAAGACCATGCTCACCCCCAACTCCGGGATGACGCCGAACTCCGAGCGCTTGTGCACACCGATGTTCGAGGATTGGGCCAGAATACCACCCACCTCCGCGAAGCGCCCGACGGTGGTGTCCGCCACCGATATGCCTTCAATCTTCAAAGTTTGCTGGGTGACGCCCAACGCTACCTTGTAGTAACCCTGGAACGCCAGCCAATCATACCCCGACTGCCAGCGGAAGCGCCCCCCCAAATTCACACCGTTGAACTGGTTCATCGTCTTGAAGCGATCGAAATCGGTCACCGTATCGGGAGCACTAATCGTGGCACCGGCGAAGGTAATACTGCCTCCCGTCGGTTGCAAAAAGTCGAAGATCCGCAAGTCTTCCTCCAACTGCATCCGGCGATAACCCAGCAACCAATCCACATCCAAATACGGCGTTAACTTGACATTATAACGGGCATGGGTCTCATAACCGAATAATTGCTGCCGAGCATCAATCCTTGTATATCCGACAATATCGTTGGGTGTCGAAGTCCGGTAAGACCCCTCGGAATTGGTGAGGGTATCGAAGACAGGCCGGGCGATGAACGGCGCACCGTTGGCATCGGAAGATACCGTATAGCGTGTGTGTTGCGGCCAGAAGACAAATCCGCGGAACTCTACATACAAGCGATCATTGAGATTCACACCCAACTCAGCCGTCATACCATGGAGATTGCCAAAGCGGAACTGTTCATCCCCATAGAGAATGCGGGTGCCCGGCTGCCCCAAGGCTCCCGGTCGCAAGTCCGCTACGTCTCCTTGCGTCACCAGGGGAGTGGCCAGCTTCGGCCGCGTCAGCCAGCCCATCAGATAGCCCCCCGATATCCACACCGTCTCGGTCCCGAACGAGGACGGCGGATCCATCACTGCGGAGGACAGAGTCGCAAATGGTGACGCCATCATGCCACCATAGACGCCGTTGGGTAGCATTCCTGGAGCCGGTGCTGGCGCTGTGTCTTTGGCTCCGTTGACAGCCGGTTGTCCCACGGGAGCATCCCCCGCCATCCGCAGGGGTGCTGGCTCCGGCACCGCCGCTGTCGGAGTCACGGCGCTTGGAGCGACACCGCCTATCCCGCCTCCAGGCCGTACCACTGCATACCCAGGCTGGCCCGGCTGTGCGTACACCCATCCCCCACACGCCAGCATCGCCAGCCCCCACCCCATGGCTAAGACTTTGCGCATCATCGTCCCACCTGCTGGTCCGAGTTTCCCCATAAGGACTACGCTTCCGGGCAGTCTCTACCCTCTTATCGGCACGAAATGCCTCAAAATGGAGCGATTTTAGCGAAAAATACTGCTTCAACGACTATGCCGCTCGACTCGCCTGCCCTGACTGTTCGCTAATTTCCCCTTCCTCGGCACCCTATCCACTTCCCGAACTCGACACACTCTCCGCCGCTGACCCTAAACTCTGACCTCAACTCCGAGCGTGCATTGATCCTCTCTACAATCCTGTCACTGGTTCTGGAAATAGAATCCATGACACATAGCAGATGGCTCATAACTTTTCCTCTGGAATGGGAAAAGCTATGAGCCATCGAAGAGACGATGTTGGAGAATCTAGAGAACGGATATGAACCCCGTCACATAACAGATATCACGTATTTCTTCCGATGGTGAAGTCCCAGGTGACCGTCGTCGCACTCCCCAAATAATTCCCATCCCCATCATACACCGCCCGCACCACATGACGACCCACCGGCAAACCCCGCACCAACACCAAACGCGCCACCCCACGACTGTCCAACAAACCCACACCACGCTCCACACCATCCACTATAAACCGCACCACCCCCCCAGGCACGCCACCTCCCGGCGCCAACGCCACCACCCGCGCCACCAACTCCAAACGACGACCACCCACCCCCGTCGAACGACTCAACTCCACACCCGTCCGACACCGCAACACCACCTGATCATACTCCCCAACACTCCCCAACACATTCCCATCCCCCAAATACTCCGCCTCGATCCGATGTACCCCCACCCCCAAACCACGTACCCGCAACACCGCCACCCCACTACCATCCAACACCGCACTCCCCAACACCACACCCGCCCCAACATCCCGAAACACCACCTGACCCGTCGCCACTCCCACCGACGGACTCAACGCCCGCACCACCGCACGCAACTCCACCTCCCCACCATACCGCGACGGATTCCCCACACCACTCACCTCCACCTCACTCCCCACCGCATTCACCTCATGCAACACCACACCACTCCATACACCCCCCGCAAAATCCACATCCCCCAAATACTCCGCCTCCAACTGATGTACACCCACCCCCAAACTCGTCACCGTCACCACCGCACGCGATACACCCGCCCCCACCCCCACCAACACCCCACGACCCACCTCCACCCCATCCGACACAAAACGCACCACCCCCGTCGGCGTCAACACCGGCGCCGAACCACCATCCACCACCTCCGCCGTCAACGCCAACGGCTCACCATACACCGTCGGACTCCCAGGACTCACCTGCAACACCACACTGCTCCCACGCGTCGCCGGAGGACGTACCTCCTGCTGCAACACCCCACTCACCGACCGTGCATACACCACACTCCCACTGTACCGCGCCACCACATCATGCACCCCTACACCCAAACCCGATACCGTCAACTCCGCACGCGACACCCCGTCCCGCACACGACGCAACACCCCATAACCCAACAAACTCCCATCCGCATAAAACGCCACCGTCCCCGTCGGCGTCAGTGCCCCATCCACCCCATCCCGTACCACCGCCACAAACGTCACCGGCACCCCAACATTCGACGGATTCATACTCGAACGCAACACCACCTGACTCAACCGATCCCCATTCGCCACCACCTCCACCCCCACCAATCCCGACACGCTCCCCCCATAACTCCCATCCCCCATATACTCCGCACGCACCCGATGCACACCCAACGGACCACCCACATGCGACCACAACACCGCACGACCGCTCCCATCCACCACCGCAGACCCCAACACCCGATTCCGCGTCACATCCCGAAACACCACCACCCCCGTCGGCGTCCCAGCTCCCGGAGCCACCACACCCACCTCCGCCTCCAAACGCACCGCCTGCAACGCCACCGCACGACCCGGACGAACAGACAACACCGTCTGAGTACTGGCAGGATTCACCGTCTGGAGGAATGTCCCGGAGCTTTGTGCGAACAGGCTGTCACCATTATAAATCGCAGTGATGGCGACGCTGTTACCCACGGGCAGATCGAAAGGTGCTGTGGTGAACGTTGCCACGCCGCCACTCAGAGTGGCCGTACCCAGAATGGTGCTGCCGAGACGGAAGGTCACCGTACCCGTGGGAACGCCGCTTCCCACTGTCGGCGCGACCGTGGCCCGCAAGGTGACAGGTTGGCCATAGACGCTGGGGTTGGTCAACGAAGTCAGTGTCGTGGTGGTGCCGGTAAGCACCGTGTGGCTGGCTGAAGCGCTGGTGCCATTGAAGTTGCTATCGCCCGCATACGTCACACTGACGGTGCCCGTGCCGAAGGGCAGACTGTTGGCCGGGGCCGTGATACTCGCCTGGCTGACGCCGTTGACAATGGTAATGGCAGCACTGCCCAACGGATTGCCATTGTAGAAGAAGTCAACCGTGCCTGTGGGATTGCCGCCGCCGGGGGACACCGGCTGGATCGTCGCGGTGAATGTCACCGGTTGATCGATCCCCGAAGGATTGAAGGAGGCGGTGATAACAGCACTTGTGCTGGCTTTGTTGACATCCTGGCTGAGGCTGCCGGAGCTGGACGAGTAATTGGTGGATCCAAGGTAGTTGGCGGTAATGGTCAGACCGGTGCCCACAGGGAGTTGGCCCACGGTGGTCGTGTAACTGGCTGCGCCGCTGGCATCGAGCGTGGCGCTCCCCAGCAAAGTGGGACCAAGATAGAACTCCACCGTTCCGGTCGGGACTCCCGCGCCCGGTGACACCGGGGCGACAATAGCCGTGAAGGTCACCGCTTGGCCATAGACCGCCGGATTGGCCGAGCTGGACAAGGTGGTGGTCGTCGCCGCGGGATTGACCGTGTGTGTGATGGTATTGGTGCTGGAGTTGAACTGCGGACTGCCAGTGTACTGGGCCGTAATGGTCAGGTTGCCCACCGGCAGTTGGAAGGCCGTCGTCGTGAAGGTAGCTACGCCTCCTACCAAATTGGCGGTACCGAGCACAGTGCTGCCGAGGAGGAACGTCACTGAACCCGTCGGAGTCCCTGCGCCGGGAGAGACCGGCGAGACTGTCGCTGTGAAGGTAACCGGCTGGCCATAGACGGATGAACCCGGCGACTGAGTCAGATTGATCGCGGTATTGGCCTTGTTGACCTGCTGGGTCAAGCTGGCGGTGCTGGAATTGTAGTTGCTATCGCCCTGATACTCCGCGGTGATGGTCAGCCCCGTGCTGACAGGCAGTTGACCCAGCGTCGTGGTGTAGGTAGCCACACCACTGGCGTTGAGAGTGCCTGTACCCAGGATCAGCGAACCGCGGCGGAACAACACGGTGCCGGTTGGCGTTGCTCCCCCGGTGATGCCGGTCACTGTGGCAGTGAAGGTCACGGGTTGGCCGTACACCGACGGATTGACGGAGGACATGATCGTCGTGGTGCTATTGGCCTTGGTGATGTCGTAGTTGAGCGTGTTGGAGGTGCTGGAGAGGTAATAGGCCGGCGAGCCATCGCCGTTGTACACGGCTGTGAAGGTTTGCGGGCCGGCGGCGGGCGGCGGTGAGAGCGTCCCAGTGTTGAGGGTGGCCACACCGCTGCTGTCCAGCGCCACGGTCGCCAAGAGCGTGCTCCCTTGGTAGAAGCTCACCGTGCCCTGTGGCGGATGGACGGTGCCGCTGATGCGCGGATTGATCACACTGACCACAGTGGCAGTCAGAGTGAAGCCCTGGCCATACGACGGCGGCGAGGAGGGGCCGGTGAGCGTCGTGGTCGTCGGTGCCGCGGTGATATCCACATCCAGAGTCGCACTGGCGGGATTGAACACCTGTTGATTGCTGCTATTCTGGCCGTTGTAGTTGACCGAGAAGTTGTGCGTACCCAGGTCGAGCGGCCCCCACTGTGTGGGATCAAACGCCGCCTGGCCGCTGGAGTCGATCGTCACAGTTTGCGTCTGAACATTCCCATTGGGATCGGTATAGGTGAAGATCACCGAGCCGCTCGGCAGGGGCGCCAATGGTTCAGGGGTGAGGGTGGCGATCACCGTAAATGGCTGGCCGTACACCGGCGAGGTGACTGAAGTCGTCAACTGGATGCTGACATTGGCCAGCTCGCGCGTCAGAACCACCTGGTTGTTGAAGTAATTGGCAACGAATTTGACCCCGCCGATGTAGACAATCGTGGCGCCATTGGCCCCGGTGAGAGTCGGTGTCGTGCTGGGACCGGCGAATTGACCACTGACTGTGCCGCCAGTCGTCTGGATGATGGTAAAGGCATCGCCAACGTTGATGGAATTGGCCGCGGTACCAGTCAGGGTCGCCGAACCCAGATCAATGTTGCCCGTGACGTTGAGCTGATCATGGTTTGCAGGGGACACCAAATCGACCGAGAAGATCGTTTGAGGATTCCAGGCGGTATTCCCCGCACTGAGGGTGCCCACGGTGCTGCCGGAGACGGTGTCGCCCGGTCGGACAGCTCCGCCGCTGCTGGTGACGGTTAGGGCGCCGACGGTGCCCGTCCCTTGCAACGTGCCGCCGTTGATCTGAACGGTGCCGAGCGTGCCGAGAACCTCCACGGTTCCGGCGTCGATGATGGTGCGAGACTGATTGTTGGCGGGTGTGCCGGAGGGGAATTGCAAGGTGCCGCCGCCGACTTTGCGCAGTTCGCCGCTGCCGCTTTGCACGCCGCCGCTGAGAGTCAACAGGCTGCCACTGGCCACATCGATCGTCGAATCGCTCGCCAGGAAGACGGGGCCGTTCCAGGTGTTGTCCCCGGCGAGGTTCCGCAAAGAGCCGGCATTACCCACCACGCTACCATGGAGGGTCAAATGCTTGTTGGCAATTGTCAGGTTGCCGCTGGAGCCATCGAGTTCCAGGGTCGCTCCATCCCAAACTCGGACATTGACGCCGCCGCGCGCCACGAAGGTCGCCATCGCTTCGGCACCGTTGCGGCCAAAGGCGGTCAGCGGCAAATTGGTATTGGCCAATCCGCCGCCAAAGGTGATCGTGTAGGCATAAGCATACCCTTGTTCGCCGCCGATCAAGCCGCGCGAGCCGTTCTGGGTATAGGTGGCGATCTCTTGGCGGGTCACCGTGACCGAACCGCTCAACCCCGCCGCTGCAATCATGCTGGCAATCGCGATTTGGATGTCGAAAGCATTCGGGGCATCATTGGGCTGCCAATTGACGTTCGTCTGCTGGCCGGCAAAGTTGAGGACGATCTGGCCTTCGCGAGCCTCGCTGACGATGACGAGCCGTTGCACCGTCGTCGTGGTCGTACGGTTTCCTAGAGCGCTGCTGTGGGCGGCGCGCAGCGTCCCGGCATAGATCTCCGTCGCTCCGAGGTAGGTGTTGGCACCGGACAGCGTCAGGCGGCCTGGACCGATCTTCTCCAGACCCATTGGAATCGTTACCGACAGCTCACGGATCACACCGCTGAGCGTCAGGGTATCCTGGGGCCGATCGACAGCCACCGACACCACACCCGGCGGCACCGCAATCGGAGCAAAACCGGACAATTCCTGCAAGGTGATATTACCGCTCCAGGTGTTGTTGCCGCTGATGTTGCGGATGGCTCCGGTGCCGAAGATGCCCGTGCCGGAGATGCTCAGATCGGCCCCCACGTTGATCGGCGAGCCGTTGGTGTCCGCCAACTGGATTTGAGCGCCGTTGAGTACAGTCACGGTGTTGCTGCTGCTCAAGGCATTGGAATCTCCGATGCGGAGTGCGCCTTGATACACGTTGACTGGCCCGCCGAGGGAATTGCTCCCTGCCAGAACCAGAGTGCCGAGCAGTTCCTTGTTGAGGGTGAACGACCCGCCGTTGATCGAGCCGCTGCCGGGCAGAAGCGGCGACTGGCCAATCGTCAGGGACGAACCGCTGTCCACACCGATGGTGGCATCGGTCGCCAGGGTCAAGGTGCCGGTATAGGTGTTGTCACCGGCGATGTTGCGCAACGCCCCGGTGAAGTGGCCGTCATAGCCTTGGCCGTGGCCGTTGAGCGTAATGGGTTCCGGTCCCAGATTGGAGCGCAATTGCAGGACGGCGCCGTTGTCCACCGTGGTGCCA is a genomic window containing:
- a CDS encoding BBP7 family outer membrane beta-barrel protein, producing MMRKVLAMGWGLAMLACGGWVYAQPGQPGYAVVRPGGGIGGVAPSAVTPTAAVPEPAPLRMAGDAPVGQPAVNGAKDTAPAPAPGMLPNGVYGGMMASPFATLSSAVMDPPSSFGTETVWISGGYLMGWLTRPKLATPLVTQGDVADLRPGALGQPGTRILYGDEQFRFGNLHGMTAELGVNLNDRLYVEFRGFVFWPQHTRYTVSSDANGAPFIARPVFDTLTNSEGSYRTSTPNDIVGYTRIDARQQLFGYETHARYNVKLTPYLDVDWLLGYRRMQLEEDLRIFDFLQPTGGSITFAGATISAPDTVTDFDRFKTMNQFNGVNLGGRFRWQSGYDWLAFQGYYKVALGVTQQTLKIEGISVADTTVGRFAEVGGILAQSSNIGVHKRSEFGVIPELGVSMVFLPTRYVRLHAGYSALYWNNVIRPTSSIDRRVNPALVPTDTNFGISNPGAFPAVTFKSESVWLQGINFALELYY